One genomic region from Sphingobacterium sp. UGAL515B_05 encodes:
- a CDS encoding glycosyltransferase family 2 protein, translated as MNNEWYRKYLSVYQVRPDQVSQSTINTIVEQLKRFEANEPLVTVAVIAYNEDRNLWACLWSLSDLKSRYPIEIIGINNNSIDKTEEIFKKAGIRYYNEKQSGCGFARQCGLNHAKGKYHLNIDADTLYPSGYVDVMVSALERQGVVAASASWGYIPDKTHSRFSLWIYERVRDIFLFIQSINRPELSVRGLVFAYHTALAQKVGIRTDIIRGEDGSLALGLKKFGRIVFVHNRKAKAITGYGTLAADGSLFNSFKVRCKKAFKNLMLVFSKSDSYRDEDSNLINSDKRK; from the coding sequence ATGAATAACGAATGGTATAGGAAGTATTTATCTGTTTATCAGGTGCGGCCGGATCAAGTATCTCAGTCTACAATCAATACTATTGTGGAACAGCTCAAAAGATTTGAAGCGAATGAGCCTTTAGTAACTGTAGCTGTTATCGCTTATAATGAAGATAGGAACTTATGGGCTTGCTTATGGTCATTAAGTGATCTTAAATCACGGTATCCTATTGAAATTATCGGTATAAATAATAATTCAATTGATAAAACCGAAGAAATTTTTAAGAAAGCAGGAATTCGATATTATAATGAGAAACAAAGCGGCTGTGGGTTTGCGAGGCAATGTGGATTGAATCATGCCAAAGGGAAGTATCATCTTAATATCGATGCCGACACACTTTATCCAAGCGGATATGTGGATGTAATGGTAAGCGCATTAGAACGACAAGGTGTAGTGGCAGCAAGCGCTTCCTGGGGTTATATTCCAGATAAGACTCATAGCCGATTTTCACTATGGATTTATGAGCGTGTACGCGACATTTTTCTGTTCATCCAATCGATAAACAGACCTGAACTTAGTGTTCGGGGTTTGGTGTTTGCTTATCATACAGCGTTAGCTCAAAAGGTTGGAATCCGGACTGATATCATAAGGGGAGAAGACGGGTCCTTAGCCTTGGGACTAAAAAAATTTGGTCGGATTGTTTTTGTCCATAATAGAAAAGCGAAAGCAATAACGGGCTATGGAACACTTGCAGCAGACGGATCTTTATTTAACAGTTTTAAAGTTCGTTGTAAAAAAGCGTTTAAGAATTTAATGTTAGTTTTTTCCAAGTCGGATAGCTATAGGGACGAAGATTCGAATTTGATTAACAGTGATAAAAGAAAATAG
- a CDS encoding glycosyltransferase family 4 protein gives MKILYYLPSLYTSGGLERIIVFKANYFANHLPDAQVILVTSEQLNKPSFFPLSENVKHIDLNVCIDYPFDQSSLLKLFRFPSLYRKFKNRFLKILEQEMPDIVISTIRREINFLPLLKDGSIKVAELHVTKDFYHPNFPKGMSRFLRERKDRVRLKKLKLMDAVVFLTAQEKSFWPELSNVHVIPNPLVFRPKGVSNCQAKQVIAVGRYVPQKGFDLLIEAWSIVNASYPDWVLKIYGDGNPVELQDQIDRLNLTESCKLKPSTTMIEEKYCDSSIFVLSSRYEGFGMVLVEAMACGLPSIAFDCPSGPSEIIRDGIDGFLVENGNVKEMAKRICSLIKDDLLRKEMGERAQLNSARFHMENIAEQWKDLFESFGKNTKGD, from the coding sequence ATGAAAATTCTGTATTATTTACCTTCATTGTATACTTCTGGTGGATTGGAGCGGATTATCGTTTTTAAGGCAAATTATTTTGCCAATCATCTGCCGGATGCGCAAGTTATTTTGGTGACATCGGAGCAGCTAAATAAGCCCAGCTTTTTTCCGCTTTCGGAAAATGTGAAACATATCGATTTAAATGTTTGTATTGACTATCCATTTGATCAGTCGTCCTTGCTTAAGTTATTTCGTTTCCCTTCTCTCTACCGAAAGTTTAAAAATCGATTTCTAAAAATCCTTGAACAGGAGATGCCCGATATCGTAATTTCTACAATTAGAAGGGAAATCAATTTTTTACCACTGCTGAAGGATGGTAGTATTAAGGTGGCAGAATTGCATGTAACGAAGGATTTTTATCATCCCAATTTTCCGAAAGGAATGAGCCGCTTTTTACGGGAAAGAAAAGACCGTGTCAGACTCAAAAAATTAAAGTTGATGGATGCTGTCGTTTTTCTCACGGCTCAGGAAAAGAGTTTTTGGCCAGAGCTTTCAAACGTGCACGTGATACCTAACCCTTTAGTTTTTAGACCTAAAGGCGTATCTAATTGCCAAGCGAAGCAAGTCATTGCGGTTGGAAGATATGTTCCTCAGAAAGGATTTGACTTGTTAATAGAGGCTTGGTCTATAGTGAATGCTAGTTATCCCGATTGGGTCTTAAAAATCTATGGCGACGGTAATCCCGTTGAATTACAAGATCAGATAGATCGTCTTAACTTAACCGAGAGTTGCAAATTAAAGCCCAGTACCACGATGATTGAAGAGAAATATTGTGATAGCTCTATTTTTGTGCTATCTTCACGGTATGAGGGCTTTGGTATGGTATTGGTTGAGGCCATGGCATGTGGATTACCTAGTATTGCATTTGATTGCCCATCAGGACCAAGTGAAATAATTCGGGATGGCATAGACGGATTTTTAGTGGAAAATGGAAATGTTAAGGAGATGGCCAAAAGAATATGTAGCTTGATAAAAGACGATCTGTTGAGAAAGGAAATGGGAGAAAGAGCACAGCTAAATAGTGCTCGATTTCATATGGAAAATATCGCAGAGCAATGGAAAGACCTATTTGAATCTTTTGGGAAAAATACTAAAGGTGATTAA
- a CDS encoding SP_1767 family glycosyltransferase — protein sequence MLSFLHKFKDKFRYNVIIEWYNMLELLTGREQRVKPTVMTIEETIEHIISEKSSVSRFGDGEMLLIGGEGIRFQHDDDELSKRLAEVLTSDLTNHIVCISDAFVDLDRYNRRARRFWRAHFYLYGDLWDKYLKKGKRYGNTFITRPYIDFSDRKKSVYWFNLLKQIWSKRDIVFIEGEKSRLGIGNDLFDNVESVGRILCRSKGAFDQYDVILQEACKLAKNSLILIALGPTATVLAYDLCKLGYQAIDVGHIDIEYEWLMMGAKHKVNIKSKYVNEVIGGDQVVVHGEDLYQRQILKKLF from the coding sequence ATGCTATCATTCCTACATAAATTTAAAGATAAGTTTCGCTATAATGTGATTATAGAGTGGTATAACATGTTGGAACTTCTAACAGGAAGAGAACAGCGTGTGAAGCCAACGGTTATGACAATTGAAGAAACTATTGAGCATATTATTTCCGAAAAGTCATCAGTTAGTCGGTTTGGCGATGGTGAAATGCTCTTGATTGGTGGAGAGGGAATACGATTTCAGCATGATGACGATGAGCTTTCTAAAAGATTGGCTGAGGTACTGACAAGTGATCTTACAAACCACATCGTGTGTATCTCGGATGCATTTGTTGATCTGGATAGATACAATAGACGGGCGCGTCGTTTTTGGCGGGCACATTTTTATTTATATGGCGATTTATGGGATAAATATCTTAAGAAAGGAAAGAGGTATGGAAATACTTTTATTACAAGGCCCTATATTGATTTCAGCGACCGGAAAAAATCTGTCTACTGGTTTAACCTGTTAAAACAAATTTGGAGCAAGCGTGATATCGTATTTATAGAGGGAGAAAAGAGTCGCTTAGGCATAGGAAATGATCTTTTTGATAATGTTGAAAGTGTTGGGCGAATCTTATGCCGGTCCAAGGGTGCATTTGATCAGTATGATGTGATCCTTCAGGAAGCGTGTAAATTAGCAAAAAATAGTCTTATCTTAATCGCTTTGGGCCCCACAGCGACTGTATTGGCTTATGATTTGTGCAAATTGGGTTATCAGGCTATAGATGTCGGGCATATTGATATTGAATACGAATGGTTAATGATGGGAGCTAAACATAAAGTTAATATAAAGTCTAAATATGTCAATGAAGTGATTGGCGGGGATCAGGTTGTGGTACATGGCGAAGATCTTTATCAACGTCAGATTTTAAAAAAGCTGTTTTGA
- a CDS encoding lipopolysaccharide biosynthesis protein: MPSNRLYQAFFFTAIAKYANLVISLGVTAVLARLLSPEQFGVIAVAMVIIAFLNLIADIGLFPAVIQYKNLTKDELGNLFSISCYLGFILALILVLIAPLIAGYYGQPLLRNIIRLLAIGLFFTASSVVPNALFYRERMFKFIAIRSFIIQIVLGAVSISAAFYGAGIYALLINPILYSILLFIVSYVHFPLPFKLRISLNTIRPILRYSTFQFLFNIVNYFSKNSDTLLIGRYLGINILGYYDKAYQLMSLPLQNITQVITPVIHPILSLKKEDKMQLIAATEQLIAILALIGFPLASFLYFAAEDLIYLFFGAQWGTAVPVFQILSLTVGIQLILSSSGSIFQTTGDTKYMFLSGLLSALLNVCGILLGIFYFEAISAVAVCLVISNCITFVFTYAIMYTKVFYRNFLCFFYLLAKPVMAGLFLTFLLYMCGIFLRTEIVWYKLFVKIVVSSIFFIAFVWFAGYRSYIALYLKRNN, translated from the coding sequence ATGCCAAGCAACAGGTTATATCAGGCGTTTTTTTTTACCGCAATAGCAAAATATGCTAACTTGGTCATTTCTCTCGGTGTGACTGCGGTTCTTGCCCGGCTTTTGTCGCCAGAGCAATTTGGTGTAATTGCTGTTGCAATGGTTATTATAGCTTTTTTGAATTTGATTGCAGATATCGGTCTTTTTCCTGCCGTGATCCAATATAAAAATTTGACTAAAGATGAACTCGGTAATCTGTTTTCTATTTCTTGCTATTTAGGATTTATACTGGCATTAATTCTTGTCTTGATTGCTCCGTTGATAGCCGGCTATTATGGGCAACCTTTGCTTCGAAATATAATCAGGCTATTGGCGATTGGCCTATTCTTTACAGCAAGCTCGGTAGTACCCAATGCCTTATTTTATCGTGAAAGAATGTTCAAATTTATCGCTATCAGAAGCTTTATTATTCAGATTGTCTTGGGGGCGGTGTCAATAAGTGCCGCGTTTTATGGTGCTGGTATATATGCGCTCCTAATTAATCCCATTCTGTATAGTATACTTCTTTTTATCGTTTCCTATGTGCATTTTCCATTGCCTTTTAAATTGAGGATATCTTTAAATACAATTCGGCCAATTTTGCGTTATTCTACGTTTCAATTTCTATTCAACATCGTAAATTATTTTAGTAAAAATTCGGACACATTGCTTATCGGAAGATATCTAGGAATCAATATCTTGGGTTATTATGATAAAGCCTATCAATTGATGTCGCTACCACTGCAAAATATTACACAAGTTATTACACCGGTGATACATCCCATATTGAGTCTAAAAAAAGAGGATAAAATGCAGCTAATCGCTGCGACGGAACAACTCATCGCAATATTGGCTTTAATTGGATTTCCACTTGCAAGCTTTCTTTATTTTGCGGCCGAAGATCTGATTTACCTATTTTTTGGAGCACAGTGGGGGACTGCAGTTCCCGTATTTCAGATCTTGAGCTTGACCGTGGGGATTCAACTCATTCTGTCCTCATCAGGGTCGATTTTTCAAACCACTGGAGATACTAAATATATGTTTCTCTCCGGATTACTTTCGGCCTTGTTGAATGTATGTGGTATATTGCTGGGGATCTTTTATTTTGAGGCTATTTCCGCAGTCGCTGTATGTCTTGTCATATCAAACTGTATCACATTTGTCTTTACTTATGCAATCATGTATACAAAGGTCTTTTACAGAAACTTTCTTTGCTTTTTTTATCTTTTGGCAAAGCCAGTTATGGCGGGTTTATTTTTGACGTTTCTGCTGTATATGTGTGGAATATTTTTGAGGACTGAAATTGTCTGGTATAAACTGTTTGTCAAGATCGTTGTATCTTCTATTTTTTTCATCGCTTTTGTTTGGTTTGCTGGATATAGATCTTATATAGCGTTATATTTAAAGAGAAATAATTAG
- a CDS encoding glycosyltransferase family 2 protein: MRNPPEITVVMPVFNTEAYVDRAVESVLCQNFENFELLLINDGSTDGSLLRLERWAKVDARVHVFSQANQGLSGARNTGIAHAKGEFIYFMDSDDLIKEDTLHTCYGYCKSKRLDFVFFDAEVIEDGSQNSVLLEKFDYKRAHTESMIFSGIETFANLLKHREFFSSVCLLFINRGFLNKIGLLFENYIVHEDELFTSILFLEARKTSYIPTSFFLRRLRAGSIMTVPYSMKNINSYFVVGTKLLAYTKRNKRQRDVVDFYLKEMIDAAVWKAYTMPWKNRIHILILSLRSWRKYIRIKTIFVLLFKKYTGN; the protein is encoded by the coding sequence ATGAGAAATCCTCCTGAAATAACTGTAGTGATGCCAGTTTTCAACACGGAAGCATATGTTGATCGCGCGGTAGAGAGTGTCTTGTGCCAGAATTTTGAAAATTTTGAATTGTTATTGATTAATGATGGTTCTACTGATGGAAGCCTTTTACGTTTGGAAAGATGGGCCAAAGTAGATGCTAGAGTACATGTATTTTCTCAAGCGAATCAGGGCTTATCGGGAGCTAGAAATACTGGGATCGCACATGCAAAAGGAGAGTTTATTTATTTTATGGACAGTGATGACCTGATTAAGGAAGATACCCTACATACCTGTTACGGATATTGTAAAAGCAAGCGACTGGATTTTGTATTTTTTGATGCCGAGGTAATCGAAGACGGGTCTCAAAATTCAGTTTTATTGGAAAAGTTCGATTATAAAAGAGCACATACCGAAAGTATGATCTTTTCCGGGATTGAAACGTTTGCTAACCTGTTAAAGCATAGGGAATTTTTTTCGTCAGTGTGCCTTCTCTTTATAAACAGGGGATTTTTAAATAAAATAGGCCTTCTATTCGAAAACTATATTGTGCATGAGGATGAGCTGTTTACATCAATATTATTTTTGGAAGCTCGAAAAACCAGTTATATACCCACCTCGTTTTTTTTACGTCGTTTACGGGCAGGATCTATTATGACAGTTCCTTATTCGATGAAAAATATAAATAGCTATTTTGTGGTGGGAACTAAATTGTTGGCATACACAAAAAGAAATAAAAGACAACGCGATGTTGTCGATTTTTATCTCAAGGAAATGATCGATGCTGCTGTATGGAAGGCTTACACTATGCCCTGGAAAAATCGAATTCATATTCTTATCTTATCCTTAAGAAGCTGGCGCAAATACATTAGGATAAAAACAATATTCGTATTATTGTTTAAAAAATATACAGGGAACTAA
- a CDS encoding acyltransferase, which produces MIYCSVRKDLVPFRKCQIGARTVVESYSLINNAVGDLIIGSNSRIGVGNTVIGPVWIGDYVQIGQHVLISGLNHKYENIDITIAEQGIEVSPVRINNNVWIGANAVILAGITIGEHCVVGAGSVVTKDIPPFSVVVGNPAKVVKKWDDQQQKWIKNHEKSS; this is translated from the coding sequence GTGATCTATTGTAGTGTGCGTAAAGATCTGGTACCATTTAGAAAATGTCAAATTGGGGCTCGGACTGTGGTGGAATCATACTCCTTAATTAATAACGCGGTAGGAGATCTTATTATCGGCAGTAATTCGAGGATTGGTGTCGGTAATACAGTAATAGGACCTGTATGGATTGGCGATTATGTACAAATAGGACAACATGTATTAATTTCGGGGCTCAATCACAAGTATGAAAATATTGATATAACGATCGCAGAACAGGGGATAGAAGTCTCACCCGTAAGGATAAATAATAATGTATGGATAGGGGCAAATGCAGTAATATTAGCCGGAATTACTATCGGGGAGCATTGTGTTGTGGGTGCTGGATCAGTGGTGACCAAAGATATCCCACCTTTTTCTGTTGTCGTCGGAAATCCGGCTAAAGTGGTAAAAAAATGGGACGATCAGCAACAAAAATGGATCAAAAACCATGAGAAATCCTCCTGA
- a CDS encoding glycosyltransferase family 2 protein — translation MIWYIDFLFFSVLTLWVCYVALFAFASRIRRKIIFPDSNTSLRFAILFPAYKEDNVIRESVTRFKAQNYPADKFEIIVISDAMEDRTNDQLRAMGISLIHPGEGQRSKAAALTAAMSRLDTQLFDVVVVMDADNIVFPDFLSKLNNAFASGAKAIQTHRTAKNNTTATAILDGVSEEINNSIFRLGHARLGLPAALIGSGMAFDFNWFKQRIAAIKSMGEDKFLEYFLLLDRINTIYLEDVVILDEKIQYSEDFSKQRRRWIASQIDIFCLAIKQTRSALVSGNWALIDKIFQWSMPPRIIMLGIIPLFLLISFFVVDISSLKWFFLITLYMMSLALAIPKKLYTKQLFLAIFTLPRIFFAMVSSIIHFRSGRSTFIHTKHGDIPDEHE, via the coding sequence ATGATTTGGTACATTGACTTTTTGTTTTTCTCAGTATTAACGTTGTGGGTATGCTATGTAGCATTGTTCGCCTTCGCATCCCGAATAAGAAGAAAGATTATTTTCCCAGATAGCAATACATCACTGCGATTTGCCATATTATTTCCCGCTTACAAAGAGGATAATGTCATTAGAGAAAGCGTTACACGTTTTAAAGCACAGAATTATCCTGCCGATAAGTTTGAAATCATAGTTATTTCGGATGCCATGGAAGATCGTACTAACGATCAGCTTCGGGCAATGGGTATTTCACTTATTCATCCAGGTGAAGGCCAGCGGTCGAAAGCTGCAGCATTAACAGCAGCAATGTCTAGGTTAGATACACAATTGTTTGATGTAGTGGTTGTTATGGACGCGGACAATATTGTTTTTCCTGACTTTCTCAGCAAACTGAATAATGCTTTTGCTTCTGGGGCAAAAGCTATACAAACCCATCGTACGGCTAAAAATAATACAACGGCGACTGCAATTTTGGATGGTGTAAGCGAAGAAATTAATAATTCAATTTTTCGTTTAGGACATGCTCGTCTTGGTTTGCCTGCTGCGTTGATTGGCTCGGGTATGGCATTCGATTTTAACTGGTTTAAGCAAAGGATCGCAGCAATCAAATCGATGGGAGAAGATAAGTTTTTGGAATATTTCCTCTTATTAGATCGCATAAACACGATATATTTGGAAGATGTTGTAATTTTAGACGAAAAAATTCAATATAGTGAAGATTTTTCGAAACAACGTCGGCGTTGGATCGCTTCACAAATCGATATCTTCTGTCTTGCGATTAAACAGACGCGAAGTGCGCTTGTTTCAGGGAATTGGGCTTTAATCGATAAAATTTTCCAGTGGTCTATGCCGCCGCGAATCATTATGCTTGGTATTATTCCTCTTTTTTTGCTGATTTCGTTTTTTGTCGTCGACATTTCTTCCCTAAAATGGTTTTTTTTAATTACTTTGTATATGATGAGCTTAGCTTTGGCCATTCCAAAAAAATTGTATACGAAGCAATTGTTTCTGGCAATATTTACCTTGCCTCGTATATTTTTTGCGATGGTAAGCAGTATAATCCATTTTCGTTCAGGACGGTCGACTTTTATACATACGAAACATGGTGATATACCCGATGAGCATGAGTAG
- a CDS encoding glycosyltransferase family 2 protein: MEYISQPRVSFITVNFNGARDSMNLLQTIFEHIKSFCFEVIVIDNASIINEFEVIKQRYPFIKGEYLQENLGFAGGNNRGLEMATGDYMYFINNDTLLPKDADSQIQSMISFCEVNPEVGGLSPKILYHIPPNLIQFAGSTPLTAITMRNKQIGYKEMDLGQYNQIVQIPYFHGAAMFVPKTVINHIGRMPTCYFLYYEELDWSNSITKHFQLFYFPLAQIVHLESASTGIDSPLKVFYITRNRVIFAYRQRKGSLRVLALSYLILIAFPMNLCLLLFKLKFKQSVAMIKGIWSACRWIIIGSR, translated from the coding sequence ATGGAGTACATATCTCAGCCTAGAGTTTCATTTATTACCGTTAATTTTAATGGTGCCCGTGATTCGATGAATCTGCTGCAAACGATCTTTGAACATATCAAAAGTTTCTGTTTTGAAGTCATTGTAATTGATAATGCTTCTATCATTAATGAATTTGAGGTGATCAAACAAAGATATCCATTTATAAAGGGCGAATATTTGCAGGAAAATCTAGGATTTGCTGGCGGAAATAATCGGGGATTAGAAATGGCTACTGGTGACTATATGTATTTTATCAACAATGATACTTTATTACCTAAGGATGCTGACTCGCAAATTCAATCCATGATTTCATTTTGTGAAGTGAACCCAGAAGTCGGAGGGCTTTCTCCCAAAATATTGTATCATATACCTCCTAATTTGATTCAGTTTGCAGGAAGTACTCCATTGACCGCAATAACCATGAGGAATAAACAAATTGGATATAAGGAAATGGATCTTGGTCAATACAATCAAATCGTTCAAATTCCTTATTTTCATGGTGCGGCCATGTTTGTTCCCAAAACCGTGATCAATCATATTGGCAGGATGCCTACATGTTACTTTTTGTATTATGAAGAATTGGATTGGTCAAATAGCATTACCAAACATTTTCAATTGTTTTATTTTCCTTTGGCTCAGATCGTTCATCTCGAGAGTGCTTCTACTGGAATCGACAGTCCATTGAAAGTGTTTTATATTACACGAAATAGAGTGATCTTCGCTTATAGACAAAGAAAAGGTAGCTTAAGAGTACTAGCGCTTAGTTATTTGATTTTAATAGCTTTTCCAATGAATCTGTGTTTACTTTTATTTAAATTAAAATTCAAGCAGTCTGTGGCGATGATAAAGGGGATTTGGTCTGCCTGCCGCTGGATAATCATAGGAAGCCGCTAA
- a CDS encoding O-antigen ligase family protein, giving the protein MRKEILFDKIGLKLLAVLGCALITFLAVSGGLLPSLGIALAPFILCFLIICIRNPFVSFLFLFAVCFFVMGILRYVRIPMPPSILVDLVILFNFIVIALNHLYRNYNAKLKIPLYFFISLAWVAYCMVEVFNPDGVFGNWIAAIRSTALYLCLFQFLIYYIFKDRSKLRSFFIFWAILVLLAALKAIGQKFIGFDADERIWLYTLGAHTHLIYSGVRYFSFFTDAANFGCHMGLGMVVFSILFFYEKNRSVRILYVTVTILAMYGMLISGTRSAMAIPMAGYAFYILLLKQWRIMILGSTLFICVFCFLSLTTIGNSNADIRRMRTAFQFKEDASFNLRKENQTKMKKFMRNFPIGLGLGAAKNANEGDLLNDLPTDTSFVFIWVETGVIGLVLYLLIWISCLAICFYLVWFKLKDPMIRGFCSAAAAGIAGMMLAGYGNEVLHQFPTGETIYILMAIAMLCPYLQENEHNGVHISA; this is encoded by the coding sequence ATGAGGAAGGAAATTTTATTTGATAAAATTGGCTTAAAATTATTAGCTGTCCTAGGATGTGCGCTGATTACCTTTTTGGCCGTATCCGGAGGTCTCTTGCCTAGTCTTGGAATAGCACTTGCACCTTTTATTCTTTGTTTTTTAATTATTTGTATTCGGAATCCTTTTGTTAGTTTTCTTTTCTTATTTGCTGTATGTTTTTTCGTCATGGGTATATTACGCTATGTACGTATTCCCATGCCGCCGAGTATTTTAGTAGATCTTGTGATCCTATTTAATTTTATTGTAATTGCATTAAATCATCTTTATCGGAATTATAATGCTAAGCTGAAAATACCATTGTACTTCTTTATCTCTTTAGCTTGGGTGGCCTACTGTATGGTTGAAGTGTTTAATCCGGATGGTGTCTTCGGTAACTGGATTGCTGCTATCCGGAGCACGGCACTTTATTTGTGTTTATTTCAATTTTTAATCTATTATATTTTTAAAGATAGATCCAAGCTCAGATCTTTTTTTATTTTTTGGGCGATTTTAGTATTATTAGCGGCTTTAAAGGCAATTGGGCAAAAATTTATCGGGTTCGACGCAGATGAAAGAATTTGGCTTTATACACTTGGGGCTCATACGCATCTCATCTATAGTGGAGTCCGTTATTTTTCATTTTTTACCGATGCTGCTAATTTTGGCTGCCATATGGGGCTTGGAATGGTCGTTTTTTCCATTTTGTTTTTCTATGAGAAAAATAGAAGTGTGCGGATTTTGTACGTTACTGTCACTATTTTGGCGATGTACGGTATGCTGATATCCGGCACCCGTTCTGCCATGGCAATTCCAATGGCTGGATATGCATTTTATATTCTGCTGTTAAAACAATGGCGAATCATGATTTTAGGATCAACGCTATTTATTTGTGTCTTTTGCTTCCTATCGCTAACAACTATTGGAAATAGTAACGCCGACATTCGAAGGATGCGGACAGCGTTTCAATTTAAAGAGGATGCATCCTTTAACCTGCGAAAGGAAAATCAGACCAAAATGAAAAAATTTATGCGTAATTTTCCGATTGGGTTAGGTTTAGGCGCGGCAAAAAATGCTAACGAAGGAGATCTTTTAAACGACCTTCCAACAGATACTTCTTTTGTTTTTATCTGGGTAGAGACGGGCGTAATTGGGTTGGTACTCTATTTGTTGATTTGGATTTCTTGTTTGGCGATTTGTTTTTACCTTGTTTGGTTTAAATTAAAGGATCCCATGATTAGGGGATTTTGTAGCGCTGCAGCAGCTGGTATTGCAGGTATGATGTTGGCTGGTTATGGAAATGAAGTCTTACATCAATTTCCAACAGGGGAAACTATTTATATATTAATGGCAATCGCGATGTTGTGCCCATATTTACAAGAAAATGAACACAATGGAGTACATATCTCAGCCTAG
- a CDS encoding TolC family protein produces MKKIIPLFLFLITVGSLSYGQGVLQGVNGLDYSKLLLPSLEELFENAKRSPSVEMFESKMMEQDNLLKSEKRSWLKYFKVGGSWQYGNIGVNSMFTDQNTPLFYQYSGAKQNALFVSGTVSVPFDDVFDRSNRVKRQKMQRRSTELEMEKWFDEQKVRIIDSYVKLTNAMSILKKKTENLTLTEAQLKTVEADFANGHAAISDLNAAKKMEVEAFESYKLTESTITAELLHLEILSRTKIISK; encoded by the coding sequence ATGAAGAAAATTATCCCCCTATTTTTATTTTTAATCACTGTTGGCTCACTCAGCTATGGACAAGGTGTTCTACAGGGAGTGAACGGACTGGATTATTCTAAACTTTTGCTTCCTTCGCTGGAGGAACTTTTTGAGAATGCCAAAAGGAGTCCGAGTGTTGAGATGTTTGAATCTAAGATGATGGAGCAGGATAATCTATTAAAATCCGAGAAGAGAAGCTGGCTAAAATATTTTAAAGTCGGTGGATCATGGCAATATGGTAATATAGGAGTTAATTCAATGTTTACAGATCAAAACACACCGTTATTTTACCAATATTCTGGGGCGAAACAAAATGCACTATTTGTAAGCGGAACGGTTTCAGTACCATTTGATGATGTGTTTGATCGATCTAATCGTGTCAAACGACAAAAAATGCAACGTCGTTCTACCGAATTGGAAATGGAGAAATGGTTTGACGAGCAGAAAGTCCGTATTATCGATTCTTATGTTAAATTGACTAATGCCATGTCGATCTTGAAAAAGAAAACAGAAAATTTAACATTAACGGAAGCACAATTGAAAACCGTAGAAGCTGATTTTGCGAATGGACATGCAGCGATTTCGGATTTAAACGCTGCTAAAAAGATGGAAGTTGAAGCATTTGAGTCCTATAAATTGACAGAAAGTACAATAACAGCCGAACTTTTGCATTTGGAAATTTTGAGTAGAACAAAAATTATCAGTAAGTAA